In the genome of Pseudomonas sp. HS6, one region contains:
- a CDS encoding Na+/H+ antiporter subunit G, which yields MNAELSLWVEIPVAILLVLSGVFALIGATGLLRMKDYFQRMHPPALASTLGAWCVALASIICFSALKSGPVLHAWLIPILLSITVPVTTLLLARAALFRKRMAGDDVPAEVSSRRTESGS from the coding sequence ATGAATGCTGAATTGTCTCTGTGGGTGGAAATCCCGGTGGCGATCCTGCTGGTACTCAGCGGTGTATTTGCCTTGATCGGCGCGACCGGCTTGCTGCGGATGAAGGATTACTTCCAGCGCATGCACCCGCCGGCACTGGCCTCGACCCTCGGTGCGTGGTGCGTGGCACTGGCGTCGATCATCTGCTTTTCCGCACTCAAGTCCGGGCCGGTGCTGCACGCGTGGCTGATCCCGATTCTGCTGTCGATCACCGTGCCGGTGACCACCCTGCTGCTGGCCCGTGCGGCGCTGTTCCGCAAACGCATGGCCGGGGATGATGTGCCGGCCGAGGTGAGTAGCCGGCGAACCGAGAGCGGCAGCTAA
- a CDS encoding DUF3995 domain-containing protein: MTFVLAQWLVTIFAVISLMHVYWAMGGEWAAVAVVPQVPVDNGGLTLRPAFKPSGWITLAVAVALLLIAALVCMRVGWWFSPVHHWALQWVISAIALLMFARAIGDSELVGFFKEVKGSRFARLDTWIYSPLCLILGAGLLAVAWV; this comes from the coding sequence ATGACCTTTGTGTTGGCTCAATGGCTGGTGACGATATTTGCAGTGATCAGCCTGATGCATGTGTATTGGGCGATGGGTGGCGAGTGGGCGGCCGTGGCGGTAGTGCCGCAGGTTCCGGTGGATAACGGCGGACTGACGCTCAGGCCGGCGTTCAAGCCGTCAGGCTGGATCACGTTGGCCGTGGCGGTGGCCCTGCTACTGATTGCCGCACTGGTGTGCATGAGGGTGGGCTGGTGGTTTTCGCCAGTGCATCACTGGGCATTGCAATGGGTGATCAGCGCGATTGCGCTGCTGATGTTTGCGAGGGCGATCGGCGACTCGGAGCTGGTGGGGTTTTTCAAGGAAGTGAAGGGGTCGCGGTTTGCCCGGCTCGACACTTGGATTTACTCGCCACTGTGTCTGATATTGGGAGCCGGGCTGTTGGCCGTCGCCTGGGTTTAG
- a CDS encoding DUF2946 domain-containing protein, translated as MKFTRTDRSLLAWMLYCCVLFNVFACSIGHGQMVGMQLNGIGGQFCAVDPSTQAPLASNPSEEKLPTLAKAFGCPLCSTGGMGPAFNSSLTLAILPEQHSPPLPVIVSADLPARFTWPSANPRAPPFA; from the coding sequence ATGAAATTCACCCGTACCGATCGCTCACTGCTGGCCTGGATGCTCTATTGCTGCGTCCTGTTCAACGTGTTCGCCTGCAGCATCGGTCACGGACAAATGGTAGGGATGCAGCTCAACGGTATCGGCGGCCAGTTCTGCGCCGTCGACCCGAGCACTCAGGCGCCACTCGCGTCGAATCCTTCCGAAGAAAAACTGCCGACCCTGGCCAAAGCCTTTGGCTGTCCGCTGTGCTCCACCGGCGGCATGGGCCCGGCGTTCAACTCCAGCCTGACCCTGGCGATCCTGCCGGAACAACACAGTCCGCCGCTGCCGGTCATCGTCAGTGCCGACCTCCCTGCCCGCTTCACCTGGCCTTCGGCCAACCCTCGCGCCCCACCGTTCGCCTGA
- a CDS encoding TonB-dependent siderophore receptor: MKQLTLLASLCGCLSVNAWAQSTVDLAPITIDGESAAEPGLSLDQSSGMASRLGLSVRDTPASVAIANRNDIERHGSQNFQDAANTLPGVNASAPPGFGGFVSYRGFTSSQITQMFNGINVSGGLARPVDSWIYDRVELVGGPSSLINGAGSVGGSLNYVTKLATRDEQAAEGRVSYGTYDTTETAFGLNHALTEPGADVQHYARLDVSHNTSNGYIDRQERDAWSMAFSLLSDLTPNLSHTLALEYQDEHEDSPYWGTPVLNPKAGELKIDRHNRFNNYNVEDGRYEQRTIWVRSIIDYRINDSTTLRNTLYHLDSQRDYRNLETYQYNADNSAVNRSTAYQVRHQGEQDGNQFELRHDNTLFGLDTTWSGGFEYKVNQTTNSPLNVKGASTVDPDNYRPGHFYDIPGTKPGFVSDKTNEVTTKALFAENRLALTDKLSLLTGLRYDDIDLDVTNHRTVTASNPRHLKRSWEPVTGRVGLTYQFIPSANVYVQYSTAAEQPNGTQDFDVSTGKQWEIGSKFDYLNGRGSATVAAYTIERKDFAVTDPLDPTNSIPVGQQTSKGIEIASSLRITDKLLAEGNFAWVDAQYDEFNEKNAAGVVVSRKGNTPTNVPDRVGNLWLTYDFSPQWQGGVDARYVASVFADNANTMTVPSYTLFGSFLSYKIDTHTTVTGRVRNLTNEVYAEFAHVSPAYYLGTPRTFELAVQTRF, encoded by the coding sequence ATGAAACAACTTACCTTGCTGGCGAGCCTGTGCGGCTGCCTGTCCGTCAACGCCTGGGCGCAATCCACCGTGGATCTGGCGCCGATCACCATTGACGGCGAGTCCGCCGCCGAACCGGGCCTGAGCCTCGACCAGTCCAGCGGCATGGCCTCGCGCCTGGGTCTCAGCGTGCGCGATACCCCGGCTTCGGTGGCCATTGCCAACCGCAATGACATCGAACGTCACGGTTCACAAAACTTCCAGGACGCGGCCAACACCTTGCCTGGAGTGAACGCCAGTGCACCGCCGGGCTTTGGCGGATTCGTGTCCTATCGCGGCTTCACCAGCAGCCAGATCACGCAGATGTTCAACGGCATCAACGTTTCCGGTGGACTGGCGCGGCCAGTGGATTCCTGGATATATGACCGAGTGGAACTGGTCGGAGGCCCGTCATCGCTGATCAACGGCGCCGGTTCGGTGGGCGGCTCGCTGAACTACGTGACCAAACTGGCGACGCGCGACGAGCAGGCCGCCGAAGGCCGGGTCAGCTACGGCACCTACGACACCACCGAAACCGCGTTCGGCCTCAATCACGCGCTGACCGAACCCGGCGCCGACGTGCAGCATTACGCGCGCCTCGACGTCAGCCACAACACCAGCAACGGCTACATCGACCGTCAGGAACGCGATGCCTGGAGCATGGCGTTCTCGTTGCTCAGCGACCTGACACCGAACCTGTCGCACACCCTGGCCCTAGAGTATCAGGACGAACACGAAGACAGCCCGTACTGGGGCACGCCAGTGCTCAACCCCAAGGCTGGCGAGTTGAAGATCGACCGCCACAACCGCTTCAACAACTACAACGTCGAGGACGGCCGCTACGAGCAACGGACGATCTGGGTGCGTTCGATCATCGATTACCGGATCAACGACAGCACCACCCTGCGCAACACGCTCTATCACCTCGACAGCCAGCGCGATTACCGCAACCTCGAAACCTACCAGTACAACGCCGACAACAGCGCCGTGAACCGCTCCACGGCCTATCAGGTTCGACATCAGGGTGAGCAGGACGGCAACCAGTTCGAGCTGCGCCACGACAACACTCTGTTCGGACTCGACACCACCTGGTCCGGCGGCTTCGAATACAAGGTCAACCAGACCACCAACTCGCCGCTAAACGTCAAAGGCGCGAGCACCGTGGACCCGGACAACTATCGGCCTGGGCACTTCTATGACATCCCGGGCACGAAGCCGGGGTTTGTCAGCGACAAGACCAACGAGGTCACCACCAAGGCGTTGTTCGCCGAAAACCGCCTGGCACTGACCGACAAACTCTCGTTGCTCACCGGCCTGCGCTACGACGACATCGACCTGGACGTGACCAACCATCGCACAGTGACGGCGAGCAACCCGCGTCATCTCAAGCGCAGTTGGGAACCGGTCACCGGGCGCGTCGGCCTGACCTATCAGTTCATTCCGTCAGCCAATGTCTACGTGCAATACAGCACCGCCGCCGAGCAACCGAATGGCACCCAGGATTTCGATGTTTCAACGGGCAAACAATGGGAAATCGGCAGCAAGTTCGACTATCTGAACGGTCGCGGTTCGGCGACCGTTGCGGCTTACACCATCGAGCGCAAAGACTTCGCCGTCACCGACCCCCTGGACCCGACCAACAGCATTCCGGTCGGCCAGCAGACGTCCAAAGGTATCGAGATTGCCAGCTCACTGCGGATCACCGACAAGCTGCTGGCCGAGGGCAACTTTGCCTGGGTCGATGCGCAGTACGATGAGTTCAACGAGAAGAACGCTGCCGGCGTGGTGGTTTCACGCAAGGGCAACACGCCGACCAATGTGCCGGATCGGGTCGGCAATCTGTGGCTGACCTATGACTTCTCCCCACAGTGGCAAGGCGGGGTTGATGCGCGCTATGTGGCCTCGGTGTTTGCGGACAATGCCAACACCATGACCGTGCCGTCGTACACGTTGTTCGGGAGTTTCCTCAGCTACAAGATCGATACGCACACCACCGTCACCGGCCGCGTGCGCAACCTGACCAACGAGGTGTATGCCGAATTCGCCCATGTGTCGCCGGCTTACTACCTGGGCACACCGCGCACCTTTGAACTGGCCGTGCAAACCCGCTTCTGA
- a CDS encoding ABC transporter substrate-binding protein — protein MNGFRRLLATFMATFCLMAAVPAVNAAQTPIHFADLNWESGSLITDVLRIIVEKGYGLPTDTLPGTTITLETALANNDIQVIGEEWAGRSPVWVKAEAEGKVASLGDTVKGATEGWWVPEYVIKGDTAKGIKPLAPDLRSVSDLKQYKDVFKDPENPSKGRFLNSPIGWTSEVVNKQKLTAYGLQDDFTNFRSGSGAALDAEITSSIRRGKPVLFYYWSPTPLLGKFKLVQLEEPPFDAEAWKTLTDADNPNPKPTRSLASKLSIGVSAPFQKQYPQIAAFFSKVDFPIEDLNKALAEMSEKHTPPREAAEAFMKAHPDVWQAWLPKDVAEKVQAGL, from the coding sequence ATGAACGGATTTCGACGGTTGCTGGCCACTTTTATGGCGACGTTCTGCTTGATGGCTGCGGTGCCAGCGGTCAATGCAGCGCAGACCCCGATTCACTTCGCCGACCTGAACTGGGAAAGCGGCAGTCTGATCACCGATGTTCTGCGGATCATTGTCGAGAAGGGCTACGGCCTGCCGACGGACACCCTGCCGGGCACCACCATTACCCTTGAAACAGCGCTGGCCAACAATGACATCCAGGTGATCGGTGAAGAGTGGGCCGGGCGCAGTCCGGTATGGGTCAAGGCCGAGGCTGAAGGTAAAGTCGCCAGCCTGGGCGATACGGTCAAGGGTGCCACCGAAGGCTGGTGGGTGCCGGAATACGTGATCAAGGGCGATACCGCCAAAGGCATCAAGCCGCTGGCGCCGGACTTGCGCAGTGTCAGTGATCTGAAGCAGTACAAGGACGTGTTCAAGGACCCGGAAAACCCCAGCAAGGGGCGGTTCCTCAACAGCCCGATCGGCTGGACCTCGGAAGTGGTGAACAAGCAGAAGCTCACGGCGTATGGGCTGCAGGATGACTTCACCAATTTCCGCAGCGGCTCCGGTGCAGCGCTGGATGCCGAAATCACCTCGTCGATCCGCCGGGGCAAACCGGTGCTGTTCTATTACTGGTCGCCAACGCCGTTGCTCGGCAAGTTCAAACTGGTGCAACTGGAAGAGCCGCCGTTCGACGCCGAGGCCTGGAAGACCCTGACTGACGCTGACAATCCCAATCCGAAACCGACCCGTTCACTGGCCTCGAAACTGTCGATCGGGGTGTCTGCGCCGTTTCAGAAGCAATATCCACAGATCGCGGCGTTCTTCAGCAAGGTCGATTTTCCGATCGAGGATTTGAACAAGGCACTGGCCGAGATGAGCGAGAAACACACCCCGCCACGGGAAGCGGCGGAGGCGTTCATGAAGGCCCATCCGGATGTGTGGCAGGCGTGGTTGCCGAAGGATGTGGCGGAGAAGGTTCAGGCAGGTTTGTAG
- a CDS encoding DUF2789 family protein, with amino-acid sequence MELPAYNLTTLFDQLGLPSEENAIDDFIESHPLDAETKLIDADFWSPQQAQLLKEWLRADGEEAVMVDELNVRLHRGK; translated from the coding sequence ATGGAACTGCCTGCCTACAACCTGACAACCTTGTTTGATCAGTTAGGATTACCTTCGGAAGAGAACGCGATTGACGATTTCATCGAATCCCACCCACTGGATGCCGAGACCAAACTGATCGACGCCGATTTCTGGAGCCCGCAGCAGGCTCAACTGCTCAAGGAGTGGCTGCGTGCCGATGGCGAAGAAGCGGTGATGGTCGATGAGTTGAACGTTCGCCTGCACCGCGGCAAGTAA